The Methylomagnum ishizawai genome has a window encoding:
- a CDS encoding glycogen/starch/alpha-glucan phosphorylase: MKEFRDSYAVSNPKNIGELKTALVNRLIYSIGKDPIDTHERDWFFALAHVVRDQITLRWMESMRQYYLSDAKRVYYLSMEFLIGRTLDHALLNTGGYEAFRLALEDMGMSLENIGGQEEEAALGNGGLGRLAACFLDSLASLRMPGFGYGIRYDYGIFSQRIEDGWQVEHPDNWLRYGNPWEFARPEVLYRVQFYGRLVETKDANGQRRYQWLDTQDVMAMAYDLPIPGYGEGTVNNLRLWAAKATRDFELRYFNEGNYIKAVEQKTSSENLSKVLYPDDTTQMGRELRLKQEYFFVSASLQDILVHFGTEHRDLAELPDEVAIQLNDTHPAIAIAELMRILLDQHGLAWDQAFGITVRIFAYTNHTLLPEALETWPVRLFERLLPRHLQIIYDINQKFLDEVGRRFPGDGGLIRRVSLIDEDNGRRIRMSHLAIVGSHKVNGVAKLHSELMQSTIFRDFARLFPDRFINITNGVTPRRWLHQANPGLAGLITEALGDSAWVSDLERLRGLVPLAEDAEFRRRFRAAKFDNKARLAGLLKQRLGLALDPLSLFDVQIKRIHEYKRQLLNLLHVVTRYNRIKDQPTAAWIPRTVILGGKAAPGYRMAKLVIKLANDIARVVDRDPALKGRLKLAFVPDYNVSRAMELIPAVDLSEQISTAGTEASGTSNMKMTMNGALTIGTLDGANIEIAEQVGRDNLFIFGLTAGELAELRRRGYQPWDYYHANSELRRALDMIASGYFSPEEPDRFKPLVDSLLMGGDQWAVLADYAAYVAAQEAVDRLYGDEEAWARKAVLNVAGSGWFSSDRSIREYAGSIWNIQPQAGPGG, translated from the coding sequence ATGAAGGAATTCCGCGATTCTTATGCCGTCTCCAATCCCAAGAATATCGGGGAACTGAAAACGGCCCTGGTCAACCGCCTGATCTATTCCATCGGCAAAGACCCCATCGACACCCACGAACGGGATTGGTTCTTCGCCCTGGCGCATGTGGTGCGCGACCAGATCACCCTGCGCTGGATGGAATCCATGCGCCAGTATTATTTGAGCGACGCCAAGCGGGTCTATTACCTGTCGATGGAGTTCCTCATAGGCCGCACCCTGGACCACGCCCTGCTCAATACCGGCGGCTACGAGGCTTTCCGCCTCGCCCTGGAAGACATGGGCATGAGCCTGGAGAACATCGGCGGCCAGGAGGAAGAAGCCGCGCTCGGCAATGGCGGCCTGGGGCGGCTGGCGGCCTGTTTCCTGGACTCGCTGGCCTCGCTCAGGATGCCGGGCTTCGGCTATGGCATCCGCTACGACTACGGTATTTTCTCCCAGCGCATCGAGGACGGCTGGCAGGTCGAGCACCCCGACAATTGGCTACGCTACGGCAATCCGTGGGAATTCGCCCGGCCCGAAGTGCTGTACCGGGTGCAATTCTACGGGCGGCTGGTGGAAACCAAGGATGCCAACGGCCAGCGCCGCTATCAATGGCTGGATACCCAGGACGTGATGGCGATGGCCTACGACCTGCCCATCCCCGGCTACGGCGAGGGCACGGTGAACAACCTCCGGCTGTGGGCCGCCAAGGCCACCCGCGATTTCGAGCTGCGCTATTTCAACGAAGGCAACTACATCAAGGCGGTGGAGCAGAAAACCTCGTCGGAGAACCTCTCGAAGGTGCTGTATCCCGACGACACCACCCAGATGGGCCGGGAACTGCGGCTGAAGCAGGAATATTTCTTCGTCAGCGCCTCGTTGCAGGACATCCTGGTCCATTTCGGCACCGAGCATCGGGACCTGGCGGAATTACCGGACGAGGTGGCGATCCAGCTCAACGATACCCATCCCGCCATCGCCATCGCCGAACTGATGCGTATCCTGCTGGACCAGCATGGGCTGGCCTGGGACCAGGCGTTCGGGATCACGGTGCGGATTTTCGCCTACACCAACCACACCCTGCTGCCGGAAGCCCTGGAAACCTGGCCGGTGCGTTTGTTCGAGCGGCTGTTGCCGCGCCATCTCCAGATCATCTACGACATCAACCAGAAATTCCTGGACGAGGTCGGGCGGCGCTTCCCCGGCGATGGCGGCTTGATCCGGCGGGTGTCCTTGATCGACGAGGACAACGGCAGACGGATCCGCATGTCGCACCTCGCCATCGTCGGCAGCCACAAGGTCAACGGCGTGGCCAAACTCCATAGCGAATTGATGCAAAGCACCATCTTCCGCGATTTCGCCCGCCTGTTCCCCGACCGCTTCATCAACATCACCAACGGCGTCACGCCCCGGCGCTGGCTGCACCAGGCCAATCCCGGCCTTGCGGGACTCATCACCGAAGCCTTGGGCGATAGCGCCTGGGTCTCGGATTTGGAGCGGCTGCGCGGTTTGGTCCCCTTGGCCGAGGACGCCGAATTCCGCCGCCGTTTCCGCGCCGCCAAGTTCGACAACAAGGCGCGGCTGGCCGGGCTGCTGAAACAACGGCTGGGCCTGGCACTCGACCCCCTGTCGCTGTTCGATGTGCAGATCAAGCGCATCCACGAATACAAGCGGCAATTGCTCAACCTCCTGCATGTGGTCACCCGCTACAACCGCATCAAGGACCAGCCCACGGCGGCCTGGATACCGCGCACCGTGATCCTGGGCGGCAAGGCCGCGCCGGGCTACCGCATGGCCAAGCTCGTCATCAAGCTCGCCAACGATATCGCCCGCGTGGTGGACCGCGACCCGGCGCTAAAAGGACGGCTGAAACTGGCGTTCGTGCCCGATTACAACGTATCGCGGGCCATGGAACTGATTCCCGCCGTGGACTTGTCGGAACAGATTTCGACGGCGGGCACCGAGGCGTCCGGCACCAGCAATATGAAGATGACGATGAACGGCGCCCTCACCATCGGCACCCTGGACGGGGCCAATATCGAAATCGCCGAGCAGGTGGGCCGGGACAATCTGTTCATCTTCGGCCTGACCGCCGGGGAATTGGCGGAACTGCGCCGCCGCGGCTACCAGCCCTGGGATTATTACCACGCCAACAGCGAACTGCGGCGGGCCTTGGACATGATCGCCTCCGGCTATTTCTCGCCGGAGGAGCCGGATCGGTTCAAGCCCCTGGTGGATTCCTTGCTGATGGGCGGCGACCAGTGGGCGGTGCTGGCCGATTACGCGGCCTATGTGGCGGCGCAGGAGGCGGTGGACCGGCTCTATGGGGACGAGGAGGCGTGGGCCAGGAAGGCGGTGTTGAATGTGGCGGGGTCGGGTTGGTTTTCCAGCGACCGCTCGATCCGGGAATATGCCGGGTCGATCTGGAACATCCAACCCCAGGCTGGACCGGGTGGATAG
- a CDS encoding cytochrome c peroxidase — translation MYSILSKSAALLAAACLMAGSVRAGEAAQPLAPGYQELPFKLPEPGSYELPALGQAADGRVLDSTGRDLNLHQLYGDKLVLLSFIYSACADMNGCPLATAVFHKLQKRLLRQPDIASQLRLVTLSFNPGHDTPEVMARYGQSFGEGLEWRFLTTRSEADIQPILQAYGQTAQKDYDAQGHFTGTFSHILRVYLIDRERRIRNIYTVSFLHPDTLFNDVRTLLLERPKTAAARPGPPAAGALGPGDAKAGYEHGDYQTRSVALTERQGRRADLRRYVSHPPLGLPPVPVPPANPITPARIELGRKLFYDRRLSLNNTFSCAMCHIPEQGFASNEQATAVGIEGRSVRRNAPTLYNTAYLQRLFHDGREDNLEQQVWGPLLARNEMGAPSVGYVVGKLKGLADYAGLFERAFNRRGPSMETLGMAIAAYERTLDSADSPFDRWRYGQQAGALGPAARRGFALFTGKAGCSACHTVGEKYALFTDQGLHNTGVGYRAAMGSAAAAPVQVAPGVAVNIDPAALASVSEPKPNDLGRYEITQDPADRWQYRTPSLRNIALTAPYMHDGSLATLKAVVEFYNRGGVPNENLDPLMKPLELDAGEVADLVEFLNSLTGSNVRDLVLDAFAAPVGDPR, via the coding sequence ATGTATAGCATCCTATCCAAGAGCGCGGCGCTCCTCGCCGCCGCCTGCCTGATGGCGGGCTCCGTCCGGGCCGGGGAAGCCGCCCAGCCTTTGGCGCCCGGCTACCAAGAACTCCCGTTCAAGTTGCCGGAACCCGGCTCCTATGAACTGCCCGCCTTGGGCCAGGCCGCCGATGGCCGCGTGTTGGACAGCACGGGCCGGGATTTGAACCTGCACCAGCTTTACGGCGACAAGCTGGTGTTGTTGAGCTTCATCTATTCGGCCTGCGCCGATATGAACGGCTGTCCGCTGGCGACCGCCGTGTTCCACAAGCTGCAAAAGCGCCTGCTGCGCCAACCCGATATCGCGAGCCAACTGCGGCTCGTCACCTTGAGCTTCAACCCCGGCCACGATACGCCCGAGGTCATGGCCCGGTACGGCCAATCCTTCGGCGAGGGGCTGGAGTGGCGCTTCCTCACCACCCGTTCCGAGGCCGATATCCAGCCCATCCTGCAAGCCTACGGCCAGACGGCGCAAAAGGATTACGACGCCCAGGGCCATTTCACCGGGACATTTTCCCATATCCTCCGGGTGTATTTGATCGACCGCGAGCGGCGCATCCGCAACATTTATACCGTGTCGTTCCTGCATCCCGATACCTTGTTCAACGATGTGAGGACGCTGCTGCTGGAACGGCCCAAAACCGCCGCCGCCCGCCCCGGCCCGCCCGCCGCCGGTGCCTTGGGTCCGGGCGACGCCAAAGCTGGCTACGAACACGGCGACTACCAAACCCGCTCGGTGGCGCTGACCGAACGCCAGGGCCGGCGGGCGGATTTGCGGCGTTATGTCAGCCATCCACCCTTGGGTTTGCCGCCCGTGCCGGTGCCGCCCGCCAACCCTATCACCCCGGCCAGGATCGAACTCGGGCGCAAGCTGTTCTACGACCGCCGCCTCTCGCTCAACAATACTTTTTCCTGCGCCATGTGCCATATCCCGGAGCAGGGTTTCGCTAGCAACGAACAGGCCACGGCGGTGGGCATCGAAGGCCGCAGCGTGCGGCGCAACGCCCCGACCCTATACAACACGGCCTATCTGCAACGACTGTTCCACGATGGCCGCGAGGACAACCTGGAGCAACAGGTCTGGGGTCCGCTGTTGGCCCGGAACGAAATGGGCGCGCCCTCGGTCGGCTATGTGGTCGGGAAGCTCAAGGGCTTGGCGGATTATGCCGGGCTGTTCGAGCGGGCTTTCAATAGACGCGGGCCGTCCATGGAAACCCTCGGCATGGCCATCGCCGCCTACGAGCGGACGCTGGATTCCGCCGATTCGCCCTTCGACCGCTGGCGCTATGGCCAGCAGGCGGGGGCGCTCGGTCCCGCCGCCCGGCGCGGGTTCGCGCTATTCACCGGCAAGGCCGGCTGTTCCGCCTGCCACACGGTGGGGGAAAAGTATGCGCTGTTCACCGACCAGGGCTTGCACAACACCGGCGTCGGCTACCGCGCCGCCATGGGGTCGGCGGCGGCCGCCCCGGTCCAGGTCGCGCCAGGGGTCGCGGTGAACATCGATCCCGCCGCGTTGGCCTCGGTCAGCGAACCCAAGCCCAACGACCTGGGACGCTATGAAATCACCCAGGACCCGGCGGACCGCTGGCAATACCGGACGCCCTCCTTGCGCAATATCGCCTTGACCGCGCCCTATATGCACGATGGCTCGCTGGCGACGCTCAAGGCCGTGGTGGAGTTCTACAACCGGGGCGGCGTGCCCAATGAAAACCTCGATCCTTTGATGAAGCCCTTGGAACTCGACGCCGGTGAAGTGGCCGACCTGGTCGAATTCCTGAATTCCTTGACCGGGTCCAATGTCCGCGACTTGGTGCTGGACGCCTTCGCCGCCCCGGTGGGCGATCCGCGCTGA
- a CDS encoding YqaA family protein: MEALQGSFALWSLFASAFVSATLAPGGSEAVLAYLVHQARHEPLILLGTATLGNTLGAVTTWLLGWLAAWRYPAERPAADPRRQRAVAAVRRHGVYLLLLSWLPVVGDGFCFAAGWLRLPFWRCLPAMALGKGLRYAAIVYAFL; encoded by the coding sequence GTGGAAGCATTGCAAGGCTCGTTCGCGCTGTGGAGCCTGTTCGCCAGCGCCTTCGTTTCGGCGACCTTGGCGCCGGGCGGTTCGGAGGCGGTGTTGGCCTATCTGGTCCATCAGGCCCGGCACGAGCCGCTGATCCTGCTGGGAACGGCCACCTTGGGCAATACCCTGGGGGCCGTCACCACCTGGCTGCTGGGCTGGCTGGCCGCTTGGCGCTATCCCGCCGAACGCCCCGCCGCCGACCCGCGCCGCCAGCGGGCCGTGGCCGCGGTGCGGCGGCATGGGGTCTATCTCCTATTGCTGTCCTGGCTGCCGGTGGTGGGCGACGGCTTTTGCTTCGCGGCGGGTTGGCTACGACTACCCTTCTGGCGCTGCTTGCCGGCGATGGCCTTGGGCAAGGGTTTGCGCTACGCCGCCATCGTCTACGCCTTCCTCTGA
- a CDS encoding tyrosine-type recombinase/integrase yields the protein MDAATQYLETATKASIGRDADSLAALRPHIGHLPLDQIHQGTLEDFIAARRGEGIKSGTVRRDLAVVRMVLTKAARVWRDPDGKPWLPQAVPLLETPDWDDAAEPHPLKWEEQRALFQALPKHLAEMALFAVNTGQREQVVCSLRWDWEERIPELGTKVFVVPGRPVARYGWEGTKSKEDGVIVLNRTARAVVEARRGLDPEWVFTYRGHRIDRMNNSGWRKAWAAAGLPRDDRTRAGVHNLRHTFARRLRLAGVPLETRKALMDHADGDITVHYSPAELRELLDAVERIVEMDGAPTLLRVAR from the coding sequence TTGGACGCCGCGACCCAATACCTGGAAACCGCCACCAAGGCCAGCATCGGGCGCGATGCCGACAGCCTCGCGGCGCTCCGCCCCCATATCGGCCACCTGCCGCTCGACCAAATCCACCAGGGCACCCTAGAGGATTTCATCGCGGCCCGGCGCGGGGAAGGCATCAAGTCCGGCACCGTCCGCCGCGACTTGGCCGTGGTCCGCATGGTGCTGACCAAAGCGGCGCGGGTCTGGCGCGACCCGGACGGCAAGCCCTGGCTACCCCAGGCCGTGCCGCTGCTGGAAACCCCCGACTGGGACGACGCCGCCGAACCCCACCCGCTCAAATGGGAAGAACAGCGGGCGCTGTTCCAAGCGCTCCCCAAGCACCTGGCCGAAATGGCCCTGTTCGCCGTCAACACCGGCCAACGGGAACAAGTCGTCTGCTCCCTACGCTGGGACTGGGAGGAAAGGATTCCCGAACTGGGCACGAAGGTGTTCGTGGTGCCGGGTCGCCCCGTCGCCCGCTACGGCTGGGAAGGCACCAAGAGCAAGGAAGATGGCGTGATCGTGCTGAACCGCACCGCCCGCGCCGTCGTCGAAGCCCGGCGCGGCCTCGACCCGGAATGGGTGTTCACCTACCGGGGCCACCGCATCGACCGCATGAACAACAGCGGTTGGCGGAAAGCCTGGGCGGCGGCGGGCCTGCCCCGCGACGACCGGACCCGCGCCGGGGTCCACAACCTCCGGCACACGTTCGCCCGCCGCCTGCGCCTCGCGGGCGTGCCGCTCGAAACCAGGAAGGCACTGATGGACCATGCGGACGGCGACATCACCGTCCACTACAGCCCGGCGGAACTCCGGGAACTGCTGGACGCGGTGGAGCGCATCGTGGAGATGGATGGAGCGCCGACCCTGTTGCGGGTGGCGCGGTGA
- a CDS encoding helix-turn-helix domain-containing protein has product MDETTIIGLRLKAARDAKNWTLQEVCDRVPGLKPSTLNGYELGKSEAKVSTYKRLAKVLEVSEAYVLNCDEDLLNERERQIIQAFRQTNEQGKRTIWNVAESQPQPGRTPETTETPANAA; this is encoded by the coding sequence ATGGACGAAACCACCATCATCGGATTACGGCTCAAAGCTGCCCGCGACGCCAAAAATTGGACGCTCCAAGAGGTTTGCGACCGCGTGCCGGGCCTGAAACCCTCCACGCTGAACGGCTACGAACTCGGCAAGAGCGAAGCGAAGGTTTCGACCTACAAACGGCTGGCGAAAGTCTTGGAAGTCTCCGAGGCTTATGTGCTGAATTGCGACGAAGATTTGTTGAACGAACGGGAACGCCAGATCATCCAGGCCTTCCGTCAAACCAACGAACAAGGCAAGCGCACAATCTGGAACGTTGCGGAATCTCAACCTCAACCCGGTCGCACACCCGAAACAACCGAAACCCCAGCCAACGCCGCCTGA